Part of the Microbacterium sp. Clip185 genome is shown below.
TCAGCGTCCTGCTCTGCCGAGCTGGGCGGTGATCTCCGAGACCTGGTTGTAGATCGAGCGGCGCTCCTTCATGAGGTCGCTGATCTTCTTGTATGCGTACATGACGGTCGTGTGATCTCGATTGCCGAAGAGCTGACCGATCTTCGGCAAGGAGAGATTCGTGCGCTCCCGGCACAGATACATCGCGATCTGTCGAGCAGTCGCGATCGCCTGCGACCGGCTGGAGCCGTACAGGTCGTCGACCGAGAGCTTGAAGTACTGCGCCGTAGCCGTGATGATGTCCGTCGGCGAGATGACGTTGGTGTCGTCCTGGTCGACGATGTCGCGCAGCACCTGCTGCGCCAGAGACATGTCGAGCGTCGACCGATTCAGGCTGGCGAAGGCCGAGACCCGGATGAGGGCGCCCTCGAGCTCGCGGATGTTGCTGGAGACGACGGTCGCGATGTACTCCATGACCTCCGGCGGGATCTGGAGTCGCTCGTTCTGCGCCTTCTTGCGGAGGATCGCGATGCGGGTCTCGAGGTCCGGCGCCTGGACGTCTGTGATCAGACCCCACTCGAAGCGGCTGCGCATCCGATCCTCGAAGCCGGTGAGGTGCTTCGGCGGGACGTCGCTGGTGATCACGACCTGCTTGTCGTGGTCATGAAGCGTGTTGAAGGTGTGGAAGAAGGCTTCCTGCGTCTCGGCGCGGCCCTGCAGGAACTGGATGTCGTCGATCAGGAGGATGTCGACGTCGCGATAGCGCGCCTGGAACGCGGAGCCGCGGTTGTTGGCGATCGAGTTGATGAAGTCGTTCGTGAACTCTTCGCTGGAGACGTAGCGCACGCGGATGCCGGGGTACAGGCTCAGGGCGTAGTCGCCGATCGCGTGCAGGAGGTGGGTCTTGCCGAGCCCCGAGTCGCCGTAGATGAAGAGCGGGTTGTAGGCCTTGGCGGGTGCTTCGGCGACGGCGACCGCCGCCGCATGGGCGAATCGGTTGGACTGGCCGATGACGAACCGATCGAAGGTGTACTTGGGGTTCAGACGCGTATCGGCCCTCGCGGATGCGGGGTCCGGCGCTTCTGCGGCCGGCGCGGGTGCGGCGACCGGTTGCTCGATGACCATGGTCTGTACCGGCACCTCTGCGGTCAGGTGCGCATCGATCAACTCGGGATTGACGACGACTCTGAAGCCGGTGACCTCGTTCGCGGACGCCTGGGCGAGGGCTTCGAGGATCATCGGGCGAAGGCGCTTGTTGAGCTGCGCGGCGGTGAGGTCGTTGGGGACGTCGAGGTAGAGGAACCCCGACATCACACCCTGCGCGACCGCCAGGTTGAGGAACCCGTGCATCTGCGGCGAGACCCTGGCGTCACTGCCGAGGATCTCGAGAGCCGCCGACCACACCGGGACGTCGGGAGTGTCTTGCGCGGTCATGGTCCCCTTCTTGGCCCGGCGAGAACGCGCCGGTGCGCGACACCTGTGGATAACTGCGCGAGCCACGCTAGTCAGCGAGGCTCCGGAGAGCAAACTCCGGCGTCGTTCCGGGGGTGTGTCGATTCATGGTGTCGGGGACAGCGCTGTGGATAATGGCGGGTTGACCTGCGCGGTTTGAGTTCTGGGGGTTCGCGCCTTAGTCTTAGTCGGTTGACTTATGCCCTCGAGGCAGTCCCCGACCACGTCTGAAGGCTTCGCCTTCGGGTGGCAACCGTTTCCCGGAGAGATCCCATGAGCAAGCGTACGTTCCAGCCCAACAACCGCCGTCGCGCCAAGAAGCACGGCTTCCGCGCTCGTATGCGCACCCGCGCCGGCCGCGCCATCCTTTCGGCACGCCGCGCCAAGGGCCGCACCGAGCTCTCGGCCTGACCCTTCCGTTGCTCTCGCGGCCGAACCGACTGACCGACGGCGCCGAGTACAAGGCTGTCGTCCGTCGCGGCGTGCGATGTTCCGGACCCCACACCGTCACGTACGTGGTGGCATCCGGTGACGATCGTGCCGCACGGTTCGGATTCATCGTGAGCAAGAAGGTCGGCACGGCGGTCGTCCGCAATCGCATCCGCCGGCGACTCAAAGCAATCTGCGCGTCCGCGCTCCCGACAGTGGTCAGGGGCGCGGACGTTGTCGTGCGTGTCCTGCCCGGCGGAGCAGACGCGTCGTTCGCCGAGCTCGACGCCGAAGTGAAGCGATGCCTCGCTCGGAGGGCCTCGTGAGCACGTCGACGCTGCCGATGGCGTCCATCGGCGACGCGACCATGCCGGAACACGCATGGATCCGCGCGATCCCGCTGCTGCCGCGCAACATCATGCTCGGTCTTCTCCATGGTTACCGTGCGACGATCTCGCATACGTACGGCGATGTCTGCAAGTACTACCCGTCCTGCTCCGCCTACGCGGTGGGGGCGGTTCAGCAGCACGGTGCGGTGAAGGGCGCGGCGCTGACCGCCGCTCGGATCGCTCGGTGCCACCCCTGGGCCGAGGGCGGGATCGATGATCCGCCCGCCCACAAGCACTTCTCCCACGCACTGACCCGGCACGGATTCGTCGTGCCACTGAGAAAGGACTGATCCCCGTGGATCTGGTACTTGCCACCGCGACGCAATCTTCGGGCGGGTTCGACCTGATCGGAACGATCCTGTGGCCGCTCAAGTGGGTCGTCGAGATGGTCCTCGTCGCCTGGCACGCGATCTGGACGTTCCTCGGTCTGCCAGGCGACTCGGGTCTCGCCTGGGTGCTCTCGATCGTCGGCCTCGTGATCGTGGTGCGTGCCGCTCTCATCCCGCTCTTCGTCAAGCAGATCAAGAGCCAGCGCAAGATGATGGAGATCGCTCCGGAACTGCGCAAGGTGCAGGAGAAGTACCGCGGCAAGCGGGACCAGCTCTCTCGCGAGGCGATGAGCCGCGAGACCATGGCGCTGTACAAGAAGCACGGAACGACGCCGATCTCGGGCTGTCTCCCGCTGCTCGTGCAGATGCCGATCTTCTTCTCGCTGTATAGCGTTCTGAACGATGTGGCGAAGCACGCGGCGGCCGGTATCGGTGGTGTTGGCTTCCTCGACGCGAACCTCACGTCCGAGTTCTACAACGCGAACCTGTTCGGCGCTTCGCTTCACGACACTCTCGTCGGTGCGTGGGGTCGGCCCGACGGCACGGTGACTGTCATCATCCTGCTGGTCCTCGTCGTCCTGATGATCGCGTCGCAGTTCTTCACGCAGTTGCAGATCATCTCGAAGAACCTGTCGCCCGAGGCCAAGACCGGCCAGGCGTACCAGATGCAGCGCATCATGCTCTACATCCTGCCGCTGGCCTTCGTCTTCTCCGGCATCTTCTTCCCGCTCGGTGTCGTCGTCTACTGGTTCATCAGCAACATCTGGACGATGGTGCAGCAGTTCCTCGTCATCCGGAACATGCCTACGCCCGGGTCCGAGGCCGCCAAGGCGCGCGAGGAGCGTCTGGCTCGCCGGGGCAAGGCGATCGACAGCAGCGGCAAGATCGTTCCCA
Proteins encoded:
- the dnaA gene encoding chromosomal replication initiator protein DnaA is translated as MTAQDTPDVPVWSAALEILGSDARVSPQMHGFLNLAVAQGVMSGFLYLDVPNDLTAAQLNKRLRPMILEALAQASANEVTGFRVVVNPELIDAHLTAEVPVQTMVIEQPVAAPAPAAEAPDPASARADTRLNPKYTFDRFVIGQSNRFAHAAAVAVAEAPAKAYNPLFIYGDSGLGKTHLLHAIGDYALSLYPGIRVRYVSSEEFTNDFINSIANNRGSAFQARYRDVDILLIDDIQFLQGRAETQEAFFHTFNTLHDHDKQVVITSDVPPKHLTGFEDRMRSRFEWGLITDVQAPDLETRIAILRKKAQNERLQIPPEVMEYIATVVSSNIRELEGALIRVSAFASLNRSTLDMSLAQQVLRDIVDQDDTNVISPTDIITATAQYFKLSVDDLYGSSRSQAIATARQIAMYLCRERTNLSLPKIGQLFGNRDHTTVMYAYKKISDLMKERRSIYNQVSEITAQLGRAGR
- the rpmH gene encoding 50S ribosomal protein L34 — its product is MSKRTFQPNNRRRAKKHGFRARMRTRAGRAILSARRAKGRTELSA
- the rnpA gene encoding ribonuclease P protein component is translated as MRCSGPHTVTYVVASGDDRAARFGFIVSKKVGTAVVRNRIRRRLKAICASALPTVVRGADVVVRVLPGGADASFAELDAEVKRCLARRAS
- the yidD gene encoding membrane protein insertion efficiency factor YidD translates to MASIGDATMPEHAWIRAIPLLPRNIMLGLLHGYRATISHTYGDVCKYYPSCSAYAVGAVQQHGAVKGAALTAARIARCHPWAEGGIDDPPAHKHFSHALTRHGFVVPLRKD
- the yidC gene encoding membrane protein insertase YidC — protein: MDLVLATATQSSGGFDLIGTILWPLKWVVEMVLVAWHAIWTFLGLPGDSGLAWVLSIVGLVIVVRAALIPLFVKQIKSQRKMMEIAPELRKVQEKYRGKRDQLSREAMSRETMALYKKHGTTPISGCLPLLVQMPIFFSLYSVLNDVAKHAAAGIGGVGFLDANLTSEFYNANLFGASLHDTLVGAWGRPDGTVTVIILLVLVVLMIASQFFTQLQIISKNLSPEAKTGQAYQMQRIMLYILPLAFVFSGIFFPLGVVVYWFISNIWTMVQQFLVIRNMPTPGSEAAKAREERLARRGKAIDSSGKIVPIEKYQAEQQRLLEEAERKRAAAPKRQQPVGKQRAKKQAGKQPPAAKSGASDSEPSS